GAAGACTGCCCGGTGCCTGGAGCAATCAGAATGGAGCATCCGCTAAACCAGAGAGTAGGCTGGAAGCGTAAAGACACGGGTGAATACTTCCGGATTGGAATGAAAAATCCACCGCCTCCCAATACTAGGCCACCGATAGGCTAATATCCAAAAGAGACGCTCAATAGAATCTCTTAAGACTGATTTTATCACGGGAATAGCAGACAAAGGGCTGTAGAGTGACATAAACTTGACATTCTTTCTATTGTATGTTATTGTATACTAAGTTGATCATAATAGTAAACAATGAGCTATGTAAATGAAACTCTCTACTAAGGGACGATATGCAACTAGGGCGCTATTAGATATAGCGCTTCACCAACAAGATAGACCAGTGCAGTTAAAAGATATAGCCCAGAGGCAGCAAATATCACTACTGTATCTGGAACATTTAATCACTCCCCTGATAGCTGGGGGTATATTGCTGAGTACCAGAGGTGCTAAAGGCGGGGTCTCGTTAGTCAAACCCCCTGAAGATATAAGATTGAGCGAGGTCATTAA
This genomic interval from Candidatus Neomarinimicrobiota bacterium contains the following:
- a CDS encoding Rrf2 family transcriptional regulator, encoding MKLSTKGRYATRALLDIALHQQDRPVQLKDIAQRQQISLLYLEHLITPLIAGGILLSTRGAKGGVSLVKPPEDIRLSEVIKLVEGSIAPVDCIDNPGICNRSSACATRDIWGELKKAMEGVLQSTTLQDLVERQKRKEQPEEVMYNI